Part of the Spartinivicinus poritis genome is shown below.
AACTCAACAATTGACTCACGATCTAAGTCTATTCCTAAACGTACGAGTGTGTTATGTAATTTTCTGGTTTGTTCTTGCTGAATGAGTAGGTGTTTATGTTTGCCATCTTTTGCAATTATGCCTGCTCTTTCTAGGAACGTATTCATTCTAGCTTGCTTGTATAAACTCAAATCCTTACATACTTTTTGTAGCTCTTGAGAACGTCGATGAAAGACTGATTTTGTTACTGATCGCTCAAAGGTAAGGCTATCTGGATCTAGGAGTTTAATGTGATAGCTTCCTAACGTTCCACTTTTACTAATAGTATTATTAAGGTTTAGTTTTGAGGGGTGAAGTATGTTGTTTATTATCATAAATATCACAGAGAACTAATTAATAGCATTAATAGTAATATTATTAATTGCTTATAGATAACTTAACTTATTAGCAAGTAATATTTAGTGTATAAAGTAGCTATACAAAACTACTCTGAAATTAGTATTATGATAAATAGTTGTCAAAGTCAACTATGTGATGACTTACTGTAGATGAGATATCGATTTATTAAAGGAAGCCACTATTCAATGGCCTCCTGACAACGTTTTCAGTCTGCGGTTAGCTTTACAAATTTTTGCATTATATATGGGCTTATTTATTTGATAAATTGGTAGCATAGAGGGTATCTATAAGATATACCTTTTGAAGCTTTTGAGAATGCTACTATAGTTATAATAAAATTAAAAATAATAAAAATTGGTAACAATAAAAAACCAATAAAGGCGAAACAAAGAATAAAACAAGCGAACAATATAATAAGCATTGTTATTTGAAAATTAATGGCTTCTTTCCCTTGTTCATTAACAAAATAGTATTCGTCTTTCTTTAAAAGCCATATTACTAACGGGCCAATTACATTACCAAAAGGTATTATAAAAAAAGAAAAAGCAGCTACATGACATAACATACCCCATTGGTTTTCTTTTAGGCAGCTTGTTCTTGAGTCGT
Proteins encoded:
- a CDS encoding DUF4870 domain-containing protein; translated protein: MNNQVNVSQNDSRTSCLKENQWGMLCHVAAFSFFIIPFGNVIGPLVIWLLKKDEYYFVNEQGKEAINFQITMLIILFACFILCFAFIGFLLLPIFIIFNFIITIVAFSKASKGISYRYPLCYQFIK